The genomic window GTGGTTTTCAATCGTTTTATTGTTCAAATCATGCAGTTTGGATATATTGTCTTGACAACCTCTGCTGGTATCATGGATCATGAAGAGGCTAGGAGAAAGAATGCTGGTGGTAAAGTGTTGGGTTTTTTCTACTAGGCTATGAAGATGGCACCCTATTTCAGATTTTGATGAGCTCATAAGTTTTTGAGTGTTAgagattttttcttcttttgcatGGTTATATATTATAATCTGGCTTTTACTTAGGaccttatgtttttaatttgtgttATGCTAAGTTGAATTTTGCGTAATCTTGGTTCGTATTTTTGCATTTGTTGCTTTTCAAAGGAACTATTATGCTCTTGGTTCCTGGCTCGATCGACTCGAAAGGATAGCGGTGTTGTTTATTTATGAAAACAGGGGGGCTAATCCCCAAAATAAAAACCTCTCGAGAAACTAAACACAAGATGTAAAAAAAAGACTTTGGTTTAGCAAGTTCTGTCACTTGATTAGCTTTCTGCAGCTAATGGCTCCAAATAATCCTTTTGTCAAGCCAATAAACTTGATAAATAGCCTCTACCATAGCATAACAAGAGAATGAGTTCTCCAATATCTCTTTCAGCAATCCTATAGTAGACTTGCAATGTGTATTATATCATATTCTGGAATCTTCTCTAACCTAGTTTCAAACCATGAAAAAATCGCCAATATGAGCATCTTAATTTGAGCACTATCCTATTTTTTTCAGTGTATAATAACCATGGATAATTAGTGAGTGGCCTTATTCGTTCTAAGAAACATTTTTGCCAAGAAGGGTGGAGATTGGAATGATTCATATACCTATGTTAAATCTTAACTCATTAGTAAGCAATGATCCATGTATCTGAGATGATTATGACTGCGTAATGATTACCAGAATCATCTTATTGTAATCTAATCATTTTCCACATTTGAAGAAACACAAAACAAGATGAGGACTATTGTTGTAATTTAGTGGACAATCAAATTCCTTTGTCACCTAATTTGAAGAAATACAAAACAAGATGACGTGTATTTGAAATGAGGATAATTtcatttccttatttttttttccttatttttttcattagtTATCTCGGTTGGTAGGGATATTCCATTTTATATGCATAAGTTGAAGTTTTAATTTCAGACACTTccttattcatcttaaaggtgaaatttgtTTTGAACAAGTATTGTTTGCGTGTAAGTGTAAACATTTTCTAACTCGGAAACTAATTGATGGataggattttttattttttttgcaagtagtctaatgaCTGAAAATTCACCTCTTGAAATGAATAAGTGAGAGATCCAAGATTCGGACCCTTAAATAAATCTTGGTTAATGCGAAGGATTAGTCTCCTCAGTTACATATGCAAAGTATTCTTAATTTGCCAGTTTTTTTAGGTATGATTAGGGACGTAAGAAAGTAGAAATTTACTCCCAATTGGTGAAAACACCACTAACAACTAACAAATATGGCATTTATCAATGCATGCAATGCAAGAAAGAGACTCAGGAACAGCTGTCCTCATAAACCAAACTTATATCTGACACTGAAACATGGCCTAAAAACGTTGTCATTTCTTACCGTTGCAATGTCTACCTCAGTGTGAGTATGATGTCTATTACGTCTAGCTTCCTTCTACTCCAAGAAACAGTTAAGCACCCAACACAACCAAACTTATATTACACACATATATTAAATCCATAGGTAGTAGCAAGTGTTTTAGTTTTATGTAGTAGAAGCGTTTTCCTCATCGCACTAGCTATCACAATTCACATTCCTTCTGGTATAATTCAGTTGCAAAAAATGGTGCTGTTGCCCAAGTTCTCTCTGCTCTTGTTGGTTCTTCTTTCTTCGTATGTTATTCTCTTGATAAATAATCAAGTTAAATGTGATGATGGTGAGTACTTACTGATCTTAAATTTTGTAATGGTGTGATCATTTGTGTTGTGTTGGACCATGTTAGAAATTCGTTTAAAAACTAAAGAATGCAAGGTCAAAATTCGAGTGAATTGATTCACTGAACTCACAATATTATATATAGTCACGAGATCAAAGTCGTTGGATGAAGATCTTATATCTCATATTTCAAGTTCAGCATATCTGATTCAAAACAATAATGTGAGTTGTTTGATGTTCAATAAACAACCTTGATCTCGTGACGCAATGACCACATCATATTCTAACAGTGTAAGAATGCCTCAAACATTCACTGGACAATCCTATGTAGAATAAAATACCAGTGCATTGTGTTCATTTTGTTCATTGACAATCTGTGTTGACCTTTTTCTGGCACACATGCACATTCACAGGCATGCACATATACAAAATGAAACTGAAATCTTGATATTGCACTTACCTTGTTAAATGTTTTTTCTGCAGATGAAGATAATCTTTATCAGGGTATCAACAAGTATCGAGCATCATTAAACTTGAAACctcttacaaaaaataaaaatgcagaTTGCCTTGCTGATAAATTAGCTGACCAATTCAAGAAACAACCATGTACAAATACCACAGGTGCTAATACAGTACCAGGTACAGAACCTCAATTCTCCAACTACCCTGACCTTTTAGCTAAATGCAACTTGGCTATTTCTGACACAAGAGATGGAGAAGTTATGCCTGCTTGTGTTCCTGGCCTGGCTCCGAACCTTGTCCTCGCTAACTTCACGAAGTCTCTCTACTCGGAGAATCTCAACGACACGCAGTTTACAGGAATTGGTATTGGTTCAGAAGATAACTGGATTGTTGTTGTCTTGACCACTAACACTCCTGCAGGAAACTTTGCTCCCGATACTTCTAATGCTGCCAATTTGATATCCAAAGTTGGAATGATTTACTGCTCAATGCTCTTGTTAGCATGCAACATTTTCCTGTTATGAACCTAGAGGATGGCTATTGACATCGCTTCATTGTTACAATTTTGTTACCAGACAGAAACCCATGGTATAATGCCACAAAGGTTTTACTTGAATAAGGTTAAAATGGAATTAATGAAGACAACTACTTTTCAAGTGTAAAACTGAGAGATCCTTGTGTTACTGTTGTTTAATAATGTATTTGTCTATTGAATGCTAGAGTAAGAAAAATAGGAGTGTGTTGTTCCCAAAGGGTTGTTATTGTTGTCATTGTTATCAATAATATCATTTATGAGCTTCAAAGTTCAGTCATTGCCAAAATGATTGGAAGTGCATAACACAATACTAAACTACTACTAACAAAAACGGCTACTGCATTAACAAGTCAATTTCAAGGCTGAAGTCTTAATGACAGAAAATCATTTATTAGAAGAAATCTGAATTTTCAGTTTTTGCATTCCTATTTTAGAAACACGATCTTATCAGCTAGCAACACTCACATTCCTGGCACCTGCAACTATTTTCATCTAAAGCCAACTAAGTCAAATTTAGCATATccttaaatgaaaaattatttataatatattcatCACAAATTTAAGATGCTTTCAATTTGGGGGGATTGGCAGAGAAGTATCTTCCAATCATGAGCATCAGAATCCAGGTTGACTTTGTGATCTTCTCCTTTACCATCAGAAGTAATGCAGAGCTGAGAACAGTTTTCAATATCTGTGCCTGCAATCCATTGAAAAATCCTAACAGGCCTTCTCTTTTCCAAATAGTATAGAGTGCTCCAGAGATTGTTTTCTGTGCCTTCCTTTCAGCTTCTGTACCCTTATTATCATATGAATCAGCAGCCTGAATTGTGACTTTACACCTATTAGCAATTCAAAACATCTTTCATCAGCAAGGCCACAGTATAgcataaacaaagaaaaactaaaagaCAAATTatcataatacttatttttcccAAGATAGAtatgcagaaaccatatatctatgtaaaaattaaattattttatttttttccttttcaattatATTAACTGGAATCATGGATTGGTAGAAACCATAAATATATACattaacacaaataaaaaatatagggGAAAATAATTGAAGTTGATCATTCACCTGATAGCTGGGTATGTCAAGCATGTAGCAGCACATTTTGAAACTGCACCCAGCATGAAAGCAGAAAATGCAGAAAGTGAATCCGGGGATGACTTTGTATCTGTTTTCTTGCTCATCTTGCCCTTTAGTAGTCTGTGTTTCAGCTGATCGAACGCAGTATACTGTTACAGGATAAAAACCTCTGTCTGAGTAGTGCAACTTAATCTAGAATAACAGACCTTTTCTAGGTTTTATTGAATCATTGGTAAAAATATTCAAAGAGTGATACCTGAATAGATGGGTTTGTTGTTAAAAGAATAGATATGGCAAGACCATCATATGCTTCACTCCAGCTACCCTCTGATAAGGTCTCCCAGAGTCCCTTGGATTTTCCAAATTCACTTGTCTGCATCCTCGAGGATGCTGTATCTAAGGGCTGTAAAATAGCAGATATTACTGAAGATTCTGTGCCTAACAAACAAGAAGGAAATAAGGATGCTGTGCTATGACTTGAACCTAGAAACTTTACCTAATCCCCTGCTAAGCTCAGGTGATTCTTAGTATACAAGAAATGCCAAATATTGAACTTTTCTAATGATCTCTTACTCTTTAATAAACTTAATTTCAAGTTAATTTATGTGAAAAACAATTAACAGTAATTTtttggttaatgagctccccctTAGGACGGATagttcgggagaacccgagttcgattcctggtgcAAACAATTCCTGGCCAGGCTTTCCTAACCTCGcagccgaactctggattaccaggCCCCCTtaccctaggaaccagagggctaatgccaaaaaaaaaaaaaactaacagtAATTTTTCTGTGAAAAACAACTGCAACTTTGACTTGCCTGTGTTATGAGTATTGTACAGACGCCAGACATAGTTGCAGCAATCAAGTTTGCTGTTGTTCCAATGTTCTTGTTTCCAGTAGTTTTCAAATATAGTTTCTTAAAGTAGCTGTATCCatagaaataaataaaggaCGAAATGAAGGATTGGACATTTTTTGTCCCAAGGCCTTGGTACAACGAAAGCACCTGGCGTTTAGAAATTGCTTCCCACAAAACGTCAGAAATTCTCCTGCATAGGATAGagcaataaaatcaaataagcATAACTTGCTAAGATACTATCCACTTCCTAGTTAATCTTGCCACAATAAAAACATTATGATAAAAGCAAAAGATGCCATTGGGGACatttgaataaacaacttaGTTAAACGTTTATTGAAtaaagagttaaatatgtttttagccCCTAGAAAATTAAGactttttaacaattttttttaagggttaGCGGCACAGCTTATTGCTTGTTTGCCTTTCATTTTTTGTATCCTGTAATTATTAATGAAAGTTTTGATAATCAACTTGAAAGATCGTGAATTTTGATATAAAGAGTGAAAACATATTCAATCCTTAAATAAATGCTTATgtaagatatttttataatcaAAGAAAAAGCAGGGTTAGATTATTTTCATATACATTGTAAGCTGTTTGTATAAGCTATCATAGAAAACTTATTGAGATAAGCTAAAAACAGCTTAATGACatatcataaattattttcataagttatcccAAATACTCTAACAAGTGATTATGTCAATCCAAATAAGATGTTCTTAAGCCAGTCTAAATGCAGAcattattatcattttagtccaaattttaAGCAAATACAAAAATTACCCTCTAatccaaacacaccctaaaatCGAAATTGTTATAAATTTGGGTGATGATCATATATACAAAcccaaatataattataaaaaccTGTATTTTCTTTGATGTTGAGCTTGAACTTCAGCTTGATATTTGGTTTTACAAGTATCAAGTGGGTACAAAACGGTTGTGCTAACAAGGGATCCAATGGCCCCAGAAGTAGCTTCGGACAATGATTCCAGATCAAGTTGCATCTTCTTCTATTCTCAGAAAACcccccaaaaaagaaacaaagaatgGAATGAAGAAACACAAGGTGAATGAATGATTGAATGAATAGAGAGTAATTAGTTGATGCACGACAATTGGATGAATCGAATTCTCATGTTTGAGTTTCTTACTTCAACCTTAAGAATTCAGAGTTTAGTTCAGCATCTTGCTGGGAATTGAAATCTACATGATGCTTTTATCGTTTCGTTGGTTTGTTCGTAAAATAGGTTATTGAATACACtgtcatttttataagttactccctcaatcataaaataaatgatttattttatcattagttggtttagtggtgattggcgctgaacttggtagagagGACCATGATTCGATTccccgcaactgcatttgggaggggactggaaccacttgatgccagaactcgcCGCGAACTCTGGACCACTAGGGCgcccttcccctaggaaccacagggtgaaaacaaaaaaaataaattatttttgactttatttttcaaaatatattaatttttaataatagataatttaagatattaatgattaaagttgtgcattgacaaacataaaaatgattaattaggtcatttattttgggacggaggaagtagtccataattttttttttttacagtccATAAGATATTCACATGTCGGGATTTTATTGagtacattttaaaaaaaaattatggtataGTTAAACGGTGTCTCTAAAATAgatagttaagcatactaacgtcaaaaaaaaaaaagatagttAAGCACacttcaaaaataataaatgacaaaattaattatggaaagataatattttacattttttaatatattgaatgTACAAATTATAACATGAAATTTCCATATTAATATTGGatggaataaaataattttcgaTTTCAAATGTTTTTATTCCCAAGGAAATAGCTGGGAATAAAATATTCCCATGAAGGTGTTAACAAAAATGAAGTAACCATCTAGTAACTATCCATATACCCCGTGTTTGCAAATAATCCCACTAATATATTATCGGAAATATTAACTAAacactttttataaaaaatactcaagattaagattccaattatcagtccccatgagcttagctcaattggttgggacatcagcattttatatgcaggagccagggttcgaaccctggacactccacttatccatctttaaaggtggaagttcaagccactaggctacctgaccaaaaaaaaaaaaaaaaaaaaaaaaagattccaATTATCAATTCCTGGAAACATTATTCCAAGGCATAAATTTATCATCCGTGAAACAAACGCCAAACAATACAACCTTAGCAACACTCACATTTCATGCACTTGCAACTATTTTCATACAAGGGCAAGGGCTAGTTTGATACGCAAAATATTAGTACTGGACAGAATAATCCATGATAGAATAATACGGGacaaaaagttcaattttttgtCCGTTCTAAGTAACGgctttaaaatcaaacacagtccAACTAAAGTTGTCTTGTTCgatccttattttttagcatgtCCTTGAATGAGAAATTATTTataatactctctccggtcctttttaCAAGAGACCAAATTCATCGATTATTTAATGAAGCCTGAAGGTGAATTGTCTCTTATATATATTCATCACAAATTCAAGATGCTTTCAATTTGGAGGGATTGACAGACAAGTATCTTCCAATCTTGAGCATCAGAATCCATGTTGACTTTGTGATCTTCTCCTTTACCATCAGAAGTAATGCAGAGCCGAGAACACTTCTCACTATCTGTGCTGGCAATCCATTGAAAAATCCCAGCAAACCTTCTCTTTTCCAAATTGTATAGAGTGCTCCAGAGATCGTCTTCTGCGCCTTTCTTTCAGCTTCGGTACTCTTATTATCATATGAATCTGCGGTCTGAATCATTACTTTACACCTATTCACAATTCAAAACATCTTTCACCAACAAGTCCACACTATAGCATAAACAAAGGACAAGACAATGTATCATAatacttatttattattttgtttctcTTCCTTTTGAATTATATTAACTGAAATCATGGATCTGCTGAAGCCATAAAGCTGTATATCAACACAGATAAAATTTCGAGATAATAATTTACGGTGATGAATGATCATCCACCTGAAGACTGGATATGTCAAGCATGTAGCAGCACAGTTTGAAACTGCACCCAGCATGAAAGCAGAAAATGCAGAAAGTGATTCCGGGGCTGACTTTGCATCTGTTTTTTTGCTCATCTTGCCCTTTAGTAGTCTGTGTTTCAGCTGATCGAACACAGTAAGCTGTTGGAAGATAAAAATCTGTCTGAATATCGGTAGTCTTAATCTTATAGTGCAAAGTGCAAACTAATCTGGAATAACATATCCTCTCTACGTTTCATTGAATCTTTGGTATAAATATTCGAAGAGTGATACCTGAATAGATACGTTCATTGATAAAAGAATAGTTATGGCAAGACCATCATATGCCTTGCTCAAGGTACCCTCTGATAAGGTCTGCCAGAGTCCCTTGGATTTTCCAAATTCACTTGTCTGCATCCGCAAGGATGCTGTATCTAAGGGCTGTAAAATAGCAGATAAACATAAACTTGAAGTTAATTTAGGGAAGTATAATCTGTCAGCAAATTATAACAAGCATATCACATGTAAGTATGACACTAATAGTAAGTTGTTATAGAAAAACAATTACATTTTTGACTTGCCTGTGTTATTAGTACAGTACAGACGCCTGACATAGTAGCGGCAATCAAGTTTGCTGTTGCTCCAATGTTCttgtttccattttttttcaaatgtaGTTTCTTAAAGTAGCTGTATgcatagaaataaataaatggcaTAATTA from Trifolium pratense cultivar HEN17-A07 linkage group LG1, ARS_RC_1.1, whole genome shotgun sequence includes these protein-coding regions:
- the LOC123882819 gene encoding peroxisomal adenine nucleotide carrier 1-like, which gives rise to MQLDLESLSEATSGAIGSLVSTTVLYPLDTCKTKYQAEVQAQHQRKYRRISDVLWEAISKRQVLSLYQGLGTKNVQSFISSFIYFYGYSYFKKLYLKTTGNKNIGTTANLIAATMSGVCTILITQPLDTASSRMQTSEFGKSKGLWETLSEGSWSEAYDGLAISILLTTNPSIQYTAFDQLKHRLLKGKMSKKTDTKSSPDSLSAFSAFMLGAVSKCAATCLTYPAIRCKVTIQAADSYDNKGTEAERKAQKTISGALYTIWKREGLLGFFNGLQAQILKTVLSSALLLMVKEKITKSTWILMLMIGRYFSANPPKLKAS
- the LOC123882824 gene encoding uncharacterized GPI-anchored protein At3g06035-like, which codes for MVLLPKFSLLLLVLLSSYVILLINNQVKCDDDEDNLYQGINKYRASLNLKPLTKNKNADCLADKLADQFKKQPCTNTTGANTVPGTEPQFSNYPDLLAKCNLAISDTRDGEVMPACVPGLAPNLVLANFTKSLYSENLNDTQFTGIGIGSEDNWIVVVLTTNTPAGNFAPDTSNAANLISKVGMIYCSMLLLACNIFLL
- the LOC123882827 gene encoding peroxisomal adenine nucleotide carrier 1-like isoform X1, which gives rise to MQLDLESLSEAISGAIGALVSTAVFYPLDTCKAKYQAEVQAQHQRKYRKISDVLWEAISKHRVLSLYQGLGTKSLYSLIMPFIYFYAYSYFKKLHLKKNGNKNIGATANLIAATMSGVCTVLITQPLDTASLRMQTSEFGKSKGLWQTLSEGTLSKAYDGLAITILLSMNVSIQLTVFDQLKHRLLKGKMSKKTDAKSAPESLSAFSAFMLGAVSNCAATCLTYPVFRCKVMIQTADSYDNKSTEAERKAQKTISGALYTIWKREGLLGFFNGLPAQIVRSVLGSALLLMVKEKITKSTWILMLKIGRYLSVNPSKLKAS
- the LOC123882827 gene encoding peroxisomal adenine nucleotide carrier 1-like isoform X2, giving the protein MQLDLESLSEAISGAIGALVSTAVFYPLDTCKAKYQAEVQAQHQRKYSYFKKLHLKKNGNKNIGATANLIAATMSGVCTVLITQPLDTASLRMQTSEFGKSKGLWQTLSEGTLSKAYDGLAITILLSMNVSIQLTVFDQLKHRLLKGKMSKKTDAKSAPESLSAFSAFMLGAVSNCAATCLTYPVFRCKVMIQTADSYDNKSTEAERKAQKTISGALYTIWKREGLLGFFNGLPAQIVRSVLGSALLLMVKEKITKSTWILMLKIGRYLSVNPSKLKAS